The Winogradskyella schleiferi genome has a window encoding:
- the porV gene encoding type IX secretion system outer membrane channel protein PorV — protein MKKHILAVMAFATISSSFAQENTIQEIPSTFDSRVITTGLPFMLISPDARSASMGDMGVATSVDGFSQQYNPAKYAFSEAKQGVGLSYTPYLTRLVNDISLSYLTYFNRLNEFSAFSASLKYFSLGEIVLTQDANDPGVAVKPNEFAIDAAYSLRLSDQFAMAVALRYMRSALRIGQVDANAQPGSTFGADITGYYQSEEEAYNDFNGRWRLGFAIQNLGPRFKYDDGGQEVFQPTNLRLGAGFDFIFDQYSKLGVSAEVSKYLVPTPPIIGDRIVFTDVGGPDGTPDGVFNPDDGDFQDDAQLAASEQDVILSGQDPNVSFLSGVFQSFGDAPGGFSEELREFTWALGAEYTYQDNFAFRAGYFNEADDKGARKFFALGAGFKYTTIGLDLSYLFSASKIQSPLENTLRFSLTFNFGDGEYDEY, from the coding sequence ATGAAAAAACACATCTTAGCCGTAATGGCTTTTGCTACAATTAGCTCATCATTTGCTCAAGAAAATACCATTCAAGAAATCCCAAGCACTTTTGATAGTCGAGTAATTACAACAGGTTTACCGTTTATGCTTATTTCACCAGATGCAAGATCTGCCTCCATGGGTGATATGGGAGTGGCAACTTCTGTTGATGGATTTTCGCAACAATATAATCCTGCAAAATATGCTTTTTCTGAGGCCAAGCAAGGTGTGGGGTTAAGTTATACCCCTTATTTAACGAGATTGGTAAATGATATCTCTTTGAGTTACCTTACTTATTTTAACCGATTGAATGAATTTAGTGCATTTTCTGCAAGTCTTAAGTATTTTTCTTTAGGGGAAATAGTGCTGACCCAAGATGCTAATGATCCTGGTGTAGCTGTAAAACCAAATGAGTTTGCTATTGACGCCGCCTATTCCTTGCGATTAAGTGATCAATTTGCTATGGCTGTAGCTTTACGTTACATGAGGTCGGCCTTAAGAATAGGGCAAGTAGATGCCAATGCACAACCAGGTAGTACATTTGGTGCAGACATCACTGGGTATTATCAAAGTGAAGAGGAAGCTTATAATGATTTTAATGGCCGTTGGAGATTGGGCTTTGCCATCCAGAATTTAGGACCAAGATTTAAGTACGACGATGGAGGCCAAGAAGTATTTCAGCCAACCAATCTTAGATTAGGTGCTGGATTTGATTTTATTTTCGATCAATACAGTAAATTGGGCGTGTCTGCCGAGGTCTCTAAATATTTAGTGCCTACACCTCCAATTATTGGAGATAGAATTGTTTTTACGGACGTTGGAGGACCAGACGGAACACCGGATGGCGTATTTAATCCAGATGATGGAGATTTTCAGGACGATGCTCAATTAGCGGCTTCTGAACAAGATGTTATACTTAGTGGTCAAGATCCAAACGTGAGTTTCTTAAGTGGCGTGTTCCAATCGTTTGGTGATGCACCAGGTGGTTTCAGTGAAGAATTAAGAGAGTTTACTTGGGCATTAGGAGCAGAATATACCTACCAAGACAACTTTGCATTTAGAGCAGGTTATTTCAACGAAGCAGATGATAAAGGTGCACGTAAGTTTTTTGCTTTAGGTGCAGGTTTTAAATACACTACAATTGGTCTTGATTTATCTTATTTATTTTCTGCTTCCAAAATTCAGAGTCCTTTAGAAAATACATTACGTTTTTCTCTGACATTTAATTTTGGTGATGGCGAATACGATGAGTATTAG
- the pdhA gene encoding pyruvate dehydrogenase (acetyl-transferring) E1 component subunit alpha gives MQKITKEIYLKWYEDMLFWRKFEDKLAAVYIQQKVRGFLHLYNGQEAVLAGALHAMDLTKDKMITAYRNHVQPIGMGVDPKRVMAELFGKATGTSQGLGGSMHIFSKEHRFYGGHGIVGGQIPLGAGIAFGDKYHDKDAVTLCCFGDGAARQGSLHETFNLAMLWNLPVVFVCENNGYAMGTSVARTSNHTEIWKLGLGYDMPSGPVDGMNPIKVAEAFDEAIQRARKGGGPSFLEVKTYRYRGHSMSDAQHYRTKDEVAEYKKIDPITQVKDIILEKKYASEADLKAIDKDVKKRVAECEKFADESPYPEKNVMYDVVYEQEDYPFIDHKIK, from the coding sequence ATGCAAAAAATAACCAAAGAAATTTACCTAAAGTGGTACGAGGACATGTTGTTCTGGCGAAAGTTTGAAGACAAACTTGCCGCAGTTTATATTCAACAAAAAGTTAGAGGATTCCTTCATTTATATAATGGACAAGAGGCTGTTTTAGCAGGTGCTTTGCATGCTATGGATTTAACTAAGGACAAAATGATTACGGCTTACCGAAATCACGTTCAGCCTATTGGTATGGGCGTAGATCCTAAACGTGTAATGGCAGAATTGTTTGGAAAAGCCACAGGAACGTCTCAAGGTCTTGGTGGATCCATGCATATTTTTTCTAAAGAACACCGTTTTTATGGTGGTCATGGAATTGTTGGTGGTCAGATTCCCTTAGGCGCTGGTATTGCTTTTGGTGATAAATATCACGATAAAGATGCTGTAACATTATGTTGCTTTGGTGATGGTGCTGCAAGACAAGGGTCGTTGCACGAAACTTTCAACCTAGCAATGTTGTGGAACTTGCCCGTAGTATTTGTTTGTGAAAACAATGGCTATGCGATGGGAACTTCAGTGGCACGTACCTCAAATCATACAGAGATTTGGAAATTAGGTTTGGGCTACGATATGCCTTCTGGACCAGTGGATGGCATGAATCCTATTAAGGTTGCAGAAGCGTTTGATGAAGCCATCCAACGTGCAAGAAAAGGTGGAGGGCCTTCATTTTTGGAAGTAAAAACGTATCGATATAGAGGTCACTCAATGTCTGATGCACAACATTATAGAACAAAGGATGAGGTTGCGGAATACAAAAAAATTGACCCGATTACACAAGTAAAAGATATTATTCTTGAGAAAAAATATGCATCGGAAGCAGATTTGAAAGCGATTGATAAGGATGTCAAAAAACGTGTTGCGGAATGCGAGAAATTTGCAGACGAATCGCCTTATCCTGAGAAAAATGTGATGTACGATGTTGTTTATGAGCAAGAAGATTACCCATTTATAGACCACAAAATTAAGTAA
- the gldJ gene encoding gliding motility lipoprotein GldJ: MDMKNVSNLKFLIAITLCASIVSCNRSSNSGNVDSATGWKINDKNGGFQYNTQFKEQETPPGTAFIEGGTFTMGKVGDDPMHDWNNTPNQQHIQSFYMDETEVTNINYTFYLDYLKNVYPPDDPNFALIYKGALPDTLVWRNRLGYNEMMTENYLRHPGYANYPVVGVSWIQAVEYANWRTDRVAEMALQEAGYIKRDSHLTDVSAESTFSTDTYINAPSQTYGGNTEVLEGGKRRQQTDAEGNPINIYASRETGLIPVKYRLPTEAEWEYAALGMSELRQYNVYRGRKKYPWDGQYTRSGKRVNRGDQMANFKQGKGDYGGIAGWSDDGADITAEVKTYAPNDYGLYDMAGNVSEWVADVYRPIVDDEFNDFNYYRGNVYTKNAINEDGTVKIVTSDEIVYDTLSNGKIIARDLPGEIARIPIDEDETYLRTNFSQSDNRNFRDGDKRSSRYYRENFEETEGEKKSSTGKMYNSPKHTVEVDSTEGELIREYDQSNSRTSLINDEVRVYKGGSWRDRAYWIDPAQRRYFPQDMATDDIGFRCAVSRVGSKTNNGGKRRN, from the coding sequence ATGGATATGAAAAATGTCTCAAACCTAAAATTTCTAATAGCAATAACGCTTTGCGCTTCAATTGTAAGTTGCAATCGTTCTTCTAATTCTGGCAACGTAGATAGTGCCACAGGCTGGAAAATCAACGATAAAAATGGTGGTTTTCAGTACAACACTCAATTTAAAGAACAGGAGACACCTCCTGGAACCGCTTTCATAGAAGGTGGAACTTTTACAATGGGTAAAGTAGGTGATGATCCAATGCATGATTGGAATAACACGCCCAACCAGCAACACATCCAGTCATTTTACATGGATGAAACTGAGGTGACTAATATTAACTACACATTTTACTTAGATTATCTAAAAAATGTATATCCACCAGATGATCCTAATTTCGCCTTAATATATAAAGGTGCACTTCCAGATACCTTGGTATGGAGAAATCGCCTAGGATACAATGAAATGATGACGGAAAACTATTTACGTCATCCAGGTTATGCAAATTATCCTGTGGTAGGTGTGAGTTGGATACAAGCTGTTGAATATGCTAACTGGAGAACTGACCGTGTCGCTGAAATGGCTTTACAAGAAGCGGGTTACATTAAAAGAGATTCACATCTTACAGATGTAAGTGCGGAAAGCACGTTTAGCACTGACACCTATATTAACGCACCTTCGCAAACTTATGGTGGAAACACTGAAGTATTAGAAGGCGGAAAACGTAGACAACAGACAGATGCCGAAGGTAATCCAATAAACATTTATGCAAGTAGAGAAACTGGATTGATTCCTGTAAAATACAGACTACCAACCGAAGCTGAATGGGAATATGCTGCTTTAGGAATGAGTGAATTACGTCAGTATAATGTATATAGAGGGCGTAAAAAATATCCTTGGGATGGTCAATATACAAGATCTGGAAAGCGTGTAAATCGCGGAGATCAAATGGCTAACTTTAAGCAAGGTAAAGGGGATTACGGTGGAATTGCTGGTTGGTCTGACGACGGCGCTGATATAACAGCAGAGGTTAAAACTTATGCTCCTAATGATTACGGTTTGTATGATATGGCCGGAAATGTTTCTGAATGGGTTGCTGATGTTTACAGACCTATAGTAGATGACGAGTTTAATGACTTTAACTACTATAGAGGAAATGTATATACTAAAAATGCCATTAATGAAGATGGAACGGTAAAAATCGTAACCTCGGATGAAATTGTTTACGATACTTTGAGCAATGGTAAAATTATTGCTCGCGATTTACCTGGTGAAATTGCAAGAATACCTATCGACGAAGATGAAACCTACTTGAGAACCAACTTTAGCCAAAGTGACAACAGAAACTTTAGAGATGGAGATAAGCGTTCTTCTCGTTACTACAGAGAAAACTTTGAAGAAACCGAAGGTGAAAAGAAAAGTTCTACAGGAAAAATGTACAATTCTCCTAAGCATACTGTTGAGGTAGATTCTACTGAAGGCGAATTAATTAGAGAATATGACCAATCTAATAGCAGAACCTCATTGATCAATGACGAAGTAAGAGTTTACAAAGGTGGTTCTTGGAGAGATAGAGCATACTGGATTGATCCAGCTCAACGTCGTTATTTCCCACAAGATATGGCTACTGATGATATCGGTTTTAGATGTGCAGTATCTAGAGTCGGCTCTAAGACCAATAATGGAGGAAAAAGACGTAATTAA
- the porU gene encoding type IX secretion system sortase PorU, with product MKNYYLITLLLFTMLCFGQQKQFSINWSGSKILETTYSKIEVPAFDADHFSYNDSSGLTYFAQWESQGSSIDESSVQLINVAYQTMSSAELKDLNPELIPNSPKYKLKNTNARGKRATYFEISPIIKDKGTYKKITNFILKYSFVSGRSANSARGVNEITSSVLSTGQWYRFYIEESGVYQLSKSFLGSLGINTNAVDPRTIKIYGNGGRMLPLENSANYPFDVVENAVKFVGEEDGSFDNNDYILFYGEGPKTYNEESETNINLYTDKTYYYVNISSGIGKRIQPMPTINAAADIQINTFQDYQFYEVDEYNLAKLGRKWFGDDFDVENQRTYEFDFPNLVTTVPVDFKIVVGSISESPGSTMGITINGNQVSTLNLGTINPGSVLATERTYPGQQNITSDEITVTLDYSNGGNPSANAFLDYINIYATRNLIFDGGQLVFKNTDVNTTPGIAEYNIANTSSVSEIWDITDRFNIRSTINTANANTIDFKAQSGEERIYLAFSNSSFLQPIKDARSSVANQDLKGTIFNNAQGQFEDIDYIILSPSQLLSQAERLAQVNRDQYNLVVKVVDLESIYTEFSTGSQDIAALRNFIKYVYDNASVPSKRLKYLCLFGDGSYDYKNRLRNNTNLVPSWYSKSSFSLSSSFVSDDFYAMLDANEGGMTNGDRMDVAVGRILAEDAQRASEMVDKIKSYYQPEAYGSWRNNIVLVSDDVDDANESALQETTDNLGTTLDVEKTFLNVAKIHSDAYEQESSAAGNRYPKVNKAIKDAIEVGALVVNYFGHGGEDGLAQERIFDKFDSQEVNNICKYNLFVTVTCEYTKFDDPNRDTAGEFTFWNKNGGSIGLITTTRQIQLGVGRNFNNALDDYLFNFGSNENTAISEALRLTKADNSVAGSLQKRLVFFIGDPAMKLAFAKPNIRLTKVNDVQITQPIDTLKALSYTKMAGEVVDTNGNLLSNYNGTLTATVFDKRIDRQTLGNDGATNTSGDAIIMDFTTLGEVIFKGQASVVDGLFEFDFVVPRDIGIPIGTGKVSFYAQTENPLSDQAGANFDIKVGGINEDAPADNTGPIINLFMNDENFVSGGITNESPTFLAKLQDENGINTASGIGHDITAILDGDETNPVVLNSYYQANVDDYTNGVVSYPFRDLEPGLHTLTLKAWDVYNNSSTAEIQFMVFDEDEELVINNVLNYPNPFVNYTEFWFNHNSSEPLDISVQIFTVSGKLVRTINGQTGADELCTNGSSSLSRSIIWDGRDDFGDKIGKGVYVYKLKVKSNRLNKQVEKIQKLVIL from the coding sequence ATGAAAAATTACTATTTAATCACTCTTCTATTATTTACAATGCTTTGTTTTGGACAACAAAAACAATTTAGCATCAATTGGAGCGGAAGTAAGATTTTAGAAACAACGTATAGTAAAATTGAAGTGCCTGCTTTTGATGCTGATCATTTTAGTTATAATGATAGTAGTGGATTAACGTATTTTGCGCAATGGGAAAGCCAAGGGAGTTCAATAGATGAGAGTTCTGTCCAATTAATCAATGTTGCTTACCAAACTATGTCTAGTGCGGAATTAAAGGATTTAAATCCTGAATTGATCCCAAATTCTCCTAAGTATAAGTTAAAGAACACCAACGCCAGAGGTAAGCGAGCGACTTATTTTGAAATAAGTCCTATTATAAAAGATAAAGGCACCTATAAAAAAATAACGAATTTCATTTTAAAATATAGCTTCGTTTCTGGTAGATCTGCAAATAGTGCCAGAGGAGTGAACGAAATTACAAGTTCTGTTTTAAGTACAGGACAATGGTATCGTTTTTACATAGAAGAATCTGGTGTCTATCAGTTATCTAAAAGTTTTTTAGGCAGTTTGGGCATTAATACCAATGCGGTAGATCCAAGAACTATTAAAATTTATGGTAATGGTGGACGAATGTTACCATTAGAAAATTCAGCCAATTACCCTTTTGATGTGGTAGAAAATGCCGTAAAATTTGTTGGTGAAGAGGACGGAAGTTTTGACAATAACGATTATATTCTGTTCTATGGCGAAGGTCCTAAAACGTATAATGAGGAAAGCGAAACCAATATAAATTTATATACCGATAAAACATATTACTACGTCAATATAAGTTCGGGAATTGGAAAGCGTATTCAGCCGATGCCTACTATTAATGCAGCTGCGGATATTCAAATTAATACCTTTCAAGATTACCAGTTTTATGAAGTTGATGAATACAACCTCGCCAAATTAGGTCGTAAATGGTTTGGTGACGATTTTGATGTTGAAAACCAACGTACTTACGAATTTGATTTTCCAAACTTAGTAACTACGGTTCCTGTGGATTTTAAAATTGTGGTGGGTTCTATTTCGGAATCGCCTGGTTCTACCATGGGAATTACAATAAATGGTAATCAGGTTTCTACTTTGAATTTAGGCACAATTAATCCAGGTTCGGTTTTGGCCACTGAACGAACCTATCCAGGACAACAAAATATAACCTCAGATGAAATTACGGTAACCTTGGATTATAGCAATGGTGGAAATCCTTCGGCAAATGCGTTTTTGGATTATATCAATATTTATGCTACAAGAAACTTAATTTTCGATGGCGGTCAGTTGGTTTTCAAAAATACTGATGTAAATACAACGCCAGGTATTGCGGAATACAACATTGCAAATACCTCTTCGGTTTCTGAAATATGGGATATTACAGATCGCTTTAATATAAGGAGTACTATAAATACAGCTAATGCGAATACCATAGACTTTAAAGCGCAGTCAGGTGAGGAAAGAATCTATTTGGCATTTTCCAATTCCAGTTTTTTACAACCGATAAAAGATGCGCGATCTTCTGTTGCTAATCAAGATTTAAAGGGCACTATTTTCAACAATGCACAAGGACAATTTGAAGATATCGATTATATCATTTTGTCTCCTTCACAATTGTTGTCACAAGCCGAGAGGTTGGCTCAAGTAAATAGGGATCAATACAATTTGGTTGTAAAGGTTGTGGATCTGGAAAGCATTTATACCGAATTTAGTACGGGAAGTCAAGATATTGCTGCGCTTAGAAACTTTATTAAATATGTATATGACAATGCCAGTGTACCCAGCAAAAGGTTGAAATACCTTTGCTTGTTTGGTGATGGATCTTACGATTATAAGAATAGATTAAGAAACAATACCAATTTAGTGCCGTCATGGTACAGCAAATCAAGTTTTAGTCTTTCCAGTTCTTTTGTGTCCGATGATTTTTATGCCATGTTAGATGCTAATGAAGGTGGAATGACAAATGGTGATCGCATGGATGTTGCAGTCGGTAGAATTTTGGCGGAAGATGCACAGCGCGCCTCAGAAATGGTAGATAAAATAAAATCCTATTACCAACCTGAAGCTTATGGAAGCTGGAGAAACAATATTGTGCTTGTTTCTGATGACGTTGATGATGCCAATGAGTCTGCCTTACAGGAAACTACAGACAATTTAGGAACCACTTTAGATGTCGAAAAAACGTTCCTAAATGTTGCTAAAATTCATTCTGATGCTTATGAACAGGAATCCTCTGCAGCTGGTAATCGTTACCCTAAGGTTAATAAAGCGATCAAAGATGCTATTGAAGTTGGCGCACTGGTGGTTAATTATTTTGGTCATGGTGGTGAAGATGGGCTTGCACAAGAAAGAATTTTTGATAAGTTCGATTCTCAGGAAGTTAACAATATTTGCAAGTACAATTTGTTTGTTACGGTAACCTGTGAATACACCAAGTTCGATGATCCAAACAGGGATACGGCAGGTGAATTTACATTTTGGAATAAAAATGGTGGATCTATTGGTTTAATTACTACCACCAGACAAATACAACTTGGCGTTGGTAGAAATTTCAATAATGCGCTAGATGATTATTTATTTAATTTCGGTTCTAATGAGAATACAGCGATTTCTGAAGCGTTGCGACTGACAAAAGCGGACAATAGTGTTGCTGGTTCACTCCAAAAACGATTGGTCTTTTTTATTGGAGACCCTGCTATGAAATTAGCTTTTGCAAAACCAAATATTAGATTAACCAAGGTAAATGATGTACAAATTACACAGCCTATTGACACGCTCAAAGCTCTAAGTTACACGAAAATGGCGGGTGAAGTCGTCGATACTAACGGTAATCTGTTGTCTAATTATAATGGTACATTAACTGCGACGGTTTTTGATAAACGGATCGATAGGCAAACCTTAGGAAATGATGGTGCAACGAACACAAGTGGCGATGCGATAATAATGGATTTTACGACTCTAGGAGAAGTCATCTTCAAAGGACAGGCGAGTGTTGTTGATGGCTTGTTTGAATTCGATTTTGTGGTGCCAAGGGATATTGGCATTCCAATAGGTACAGGTAAGGTCAGCTTTTATGCCCAAACCGAAAATCCGCTTTCGGATCAGGCTGGAGCAAATTTTGATATCAAAGTAGGAGGCATCAACGAAGATGCACCTGCAGATAACACTGGGCCAATCATTAATTTGTTTATGAACGACGAAAACTTCGTTTCTGGCGGTATAACAAACGAATCACCAACCTTTCTGGCTAAACTTCAAGATGAGAATGGGATTAATACGGCTAGTGGAATTGGCCATGATATTACCGCAATTTTAGATGGTGACGAAACCAATCCAGTCGTGTTGAATAGTTATTACCAAGCCAATGTCGATGATTATACCAATGGCGTAGTCAGTTACCCGTTTAGAGACTTAGAACCAGGTTTGCATACACTGACCTTAAAAGCTTGGGATGTTTATAATAATTCTTCAACGGCAGAAATACAATTTATGGTCTTTGATGAAGATGAAGAATTGGTAATCAACAATGTTCTAAATTACCCAAACCCTTTTGTGAATTATACTGAGTTTTGGTTTAATCACAACAGTTCGGAGCCATTGGATATCTCAGTTCAAATATTTACAGTTTCAGGCAAGTTGGTTAGAACCATAAACGGACAAACAGGTGCAGATGAGTTATGTACTAACGGGTCCTCATCATTATCTAGAAGCATTATTTGGGACGGAAGAGACGATTTTGGTGATAAAATCGGAAAAGGAGTGTATGTCTATAAACTAAAAGTAAAATCTAACCGTTTAAATAAACAAGTTGAAAAGATTCAAAAATTGGTGATACTATAA
- a CDS encoding pyruvate dehydrogenase complex dihydrolipoamide acetyltransferase yields the protein MAEVINMPRLSDTMEEGTVASWLKQVGDKVEEGDILAEIETDKATMEFESFNEGTLLHIGIQEGETAKVDTLLAIIGDEGEDISSYLNGASKDEADDKDDADDKDESGDKESKDSKNEKAEDTSENSGSDNDEELPEGVIVVTMPRLSDTMEEGTVATWLKKVGDEVEEGDILAEIETDKATMEFESFQSGNLLHIGLEEGETAKVDSLLAIIGPKGTDVSDVAKNFKAEGGETKKEAPKAEAKKETPKEEPKKEEPNKETPKVSTSSSSSEGSRIFASPLAKKMAEEKGINLGQVKGSGENGRIVKKDIENFTPSSQSASVGKFVPTGQEDFDEVPNSNMRKAIAKNLAKSKFTAPHYYLNVEFDMDNAIAFRGQYNSIPDTKISYNDIVVKACALALKQHPQVNSQWFDDRMRLNNHVHIGVAVAVPDGLLVPVVKFANEQSLTQIGAAVREFAGKARNKKLGLDEMEGSTFTISNLGMFGIDSFTSIINQPNSAILSVGNIVEKPVVKNGQIVVGNTMKLCLACDHRTVDGATGAQFLQTLKGYIENPVTMLV from the coding sequence ATGGCAGAAGTAATAAATATGCCGCGTTTGAGCGACACCATGGAAGAGGGAACAGTTGCCTCTTGGTTAAAACAAGTTGGTGATAAAGTTGAAGAAGGCGATATTTTAGCAGAAATAGAAACGGATAAAGCAACGATGGAGTTTGAGTCCTTCAATGAAGGCACACTGCTTCATATTGGTATCCAAGAAGGTGAAACCGCAAAGGTGGATACACTTTTAGCTATTATTGGCGATGAAGGAGAGGATATTTCGAGTTATTTAAATGGCGCGTCAAAAGATGAGGCTGATGATAAAGATGACGCTGATGATAAAGATGAATCTGGAGATAAAGAATCCAAAGATTCTAAAAATGAAAAAGCAGAAGACACTTCAGAGAATTCAGGTTCAGATAATGATGAAGAATTGCCAGAAGGTGTTATAGTGGTTACCATGCCGCGTTTAAGTGATACTATGGAAGAAGGTACGGTTGCCACTTGGTTAAAGAAAGTAGGTGATGAGGTAGAGGAAGGCGATATTTTAGCCGAAATCGAAACGGACAAGGCGACTATGGAATTTGAGTCATTTCAATCTGGAAATTTATTGCATATAGGTTTAGAGGAGGGTGAAACGGCTAAGGTAGATTCATTATTAGCGATTATTGGCCCCAAAGGAACTGATGTTTCTGACGTTGCTAAAAACTTTAAAGCTGAAGGTGGTGAAACTAAGAAAGAAGCACCTAAAGCTGAAGCTAAAAAAGAAACTCCGAAGGAAGAACCTAAAAAAGAGGAACCGAATAAAGAAACTCCAAAAGTCTCAACTTCTAGTTCAAGTTCAGAGGGATCGCGAATATTTGCATCACCTTTAGCCAAGAAAATGGCTGAAGAAAAAGGAATTAATTTAGGTCAAGTTAAAGGCTCAGGAGAAAATGGTCGTATCGTAAAGAAAGATATTGAAAACTTTACACCATCATCGCAATCTGCTTCAGTGGGCAAATTTGTTCCAACAGGACAAGAAGATTTTGATGAAGTGCCTAATTCAAATATGCGTAAAGCTATTGCTAAAAACTTAGCGAAATCTAAATTTACGGCACCACATTATTATTTGAATGTGGAGTTTGATATGGATAATGCCATAGCATTTAGAGGACAGTATAATTCTATTCCAGATACAAAAATCTCTTATAATGATATCGTCGTGAAAGCTTGTGCATTAGCATTAAAACAACATCCACAGGTGAACTCTCAATGGTTTGATGATAGAATGCGATTGAACAACCATGTGCATATTGGTGTCGCAGTTGCAGTGCCAGATGGCTTATTAGTGCCAGTCGTTAAATTTGCCAATGAGCAGAGTTTAACTCAAATTGGAGCAGCCGTTAGGGAATTCGCTGGAAAAGCAAGAAATAAAAAGTTAGGACTGGACGAGATGGAAGGTAGTACTTTTACTATTTCTAACTTGGGAATGTTTGGCATTGATAGCTTTACATCAATTATCAATCAACCAAATTCGGCAATTCTATCCGTTGGAAACATTGTTGAAAAACCAGTAGTTAAAAATGGACAAATCGTAGTGGGTAACACCATGAAGCTATGTTTGGCTTGCGACCATAGAACGGTTGATGGTGCCACAGGAGCACAATTCCTTCAAACTTTAAAAGGATATATTGAAAATCCGGTGACTATGTTGGTATAA
- a CDS encoding cytidine deaminase, producing MKEVKIETTLQVYDDINELPKAIQNLMHTAIEARENAYAPYSKFNVGAAVLLDNSIEVIGSNQENACFPSGLCAERTAIYYAGAKYPKAKILKMAITASSQNQVTDKPIPPCGACRQSIAEYEIKQSQPIEIYFMGAKGKVVKSNSLANLLPLLFENSVL from the coding sequence ATGAAGGAAGTCAAAATAGAAACAACATTACAAGTCTATGACGATATTAATGAGCTTCCTAAAGCAATTCAAAACTTAATGCATACTGCAATTGAGGCAAGGGAAAATGCTTATGCACCATATTCAAAATTTAATGTTGGAGCAGCTGTTTTACTCGACAATAGTATAGAGGTTATTGGTAGCAATCAAGAAAATGCTTGTTTCCCTTCAGGTTTATGTGCAGAGCGAACAGCCATTTATTATGCAGGCGCCAAATATCCGAAAGCCAAAATTTTAAAAATGGCAATAACGGCTTCATCTCAAAACCAAGTTACCGATAAACCAATTCCTCCCTGTGGCGCTTGCCGACAGTCCATTGCAGAATATGAAATTAAACAGAGCCAACCCATAGAAATATATTTTATGGGAGCGAAAGGTAAAGTTGTTAAATCAAATTCATTGGCCAATTTATTACCACTTCTTTTCGAAAATTCAGTATTATAG